One genomic segment of Kiritimatiella glycovorans includes these proteins:
- the gyrB gene encoding DNA topoisomerase (ATP-hydrolyzing) subunit B, with product MTNEPQPASGAYDATQITVLEGIEAVRKRPAMYIGDTGERGVHHCVYEVVDNSIDEALAGHCSRIQVIIHADGSIAINDDGRGIPVDMHATEGKPAVEVVLTTLHAGGKFDNSSYKVSGGLHGVGVSCVNALSEWLEVEVRRDGTVYHQRYERGAPKTGLERIGKTRESGTQITFKPDEQIFGATTFQWDILTSRLRELAFLNRGVCIVLEDEGQGRRESFQYEGGIREFVEHLNRSKQAVHPEVICFEQMRDDIQVEIAMQYSDAFTENIYSFANNINTIEGGTHMSGFRSALTRTINQYARANKLLKDNQDALSGEDVREGLTAVISAKIPDPQFEGQTKTKLGNGEVQGIVESVLNENLSTFFEEHPNVARAVIQKALTASRARQAARKARDLTRRKGALDSGSLPGKLADCSCRDASKTELYIVEGDSAGGSAKQGRDREFQAILPVRGKVINVEKARLDKVLSNEEIRTMITAIGTGIGEDEFNIDSARYHRIVIMTDADVDGAHIRTLLLTFFYRQMPELVERGYIYIAQPPLYKIKRRKHEQYIESEEQLTRVLLELGIEEQVFEAVDSGPRLAGDELRDFLMLLSHFERQADQVRAKGIPFEEYLRHCDPESGAFPQYRVEIDRGEEGLEYRYAFDETSLRTLREEAERELGGELEIELKGGPRALNDRPVLRWTEVFSAPRLSELAVRLKEAGFEVGRLCPGEQPVGHLYDQEDCIPVDSLFGLLESLRREGRKGLTIQRYKGLGEMNPQQLWDTTMDPGRRKMTRVMLEDAVKADEMFSILMGDDVEPRRAFIEANALNVQNLDI from the coding sequence ATGACGAACGAACCGCAGCCCGCGTCGGGGGCGTATGACGCCACGCAGATTACCGTGCTCGAGGGCATCGAGGCGGTGCGCAAGCGGCCGGCCATGTACATCGGGGATACCGGTGAACGGGGCGTTCATCACTGCGTGTACGAGGTCGTCGACAACAGCATCGACGAGGCGCTGGCGGGACATTGCAGCCGGATCCAGGTGATCATCCATGCCGACGGATCGATCGCCATCAACGACGACGGCCGCGGCATTCCCGTGGACATGCACGCCACGGAAGGCAAACCCGCGGTCGAGGTCGTCCTGACCACCCTGCACGCGGGCGGCAAGTTCGACAACAGCAGCTACAAGGTCTCGGGCGGGCTGCACGGCGTCGGCGTCTCGTGCGTCAACGCCCTCAGCGAATGGCTCGAGGTGGAAGTGCGCCGCGACGGCACCGTCTACCACCAGCGCTATGAGCGCGGCGCGCCGAAAACCGGCCTGGAACGCATCGGCAAGACGCGGGAGAGCGGCACGCAGATCACCTTCAAACCCGACGAGCAGATCTTCGGCGCCACCACGTTTCAGTGGGATATCCTCACCTCCCGGCTGCGCGAACTGGCTTTCCTGAACCGGGGCGTCTGCATCGTGCTCGAAGACGAGGGTCAGGGCCGCCGCGAGTCGTTCCAGTACGAAGGCGGTATCCGCGAATTCGTCGAACACCTCAACCGCAGCAAACAGGCCGTCCATCCCGAAGTCATCTGCTTCGAGCAGATGCGCGACGATATCCAGGTGGAAATCGCGATGCAGTACAGCGATGCGTTCACCGAAAACATCTACTCGTTCGCGAACAACATCAATACGATCGAGGGCGGCACGCACATGAGCGGGTTCCGCTCCGCGCTGACCCGTACCATCAACCAGTACGCGCGGGCGAACAAGCTGCTCAAAGACAACCAGGACGCCCTCAGCGGGGAAGACGTGCGCGAGGGCCTCACCGCCGTCATCAGCGCTAAGATCCCCGACCCCCAGTTCGAGGGGCAGACCAAAACCAAGCTGGGCAACGGCGAGGTGCAGGGCATAGTCGAATCGGTGCTCAACGAGAACCTCTCCACCTTCTTCGAGGAACACCCGAACGTCGCCCGCGCCGTGATCCAGAAGGCGCTCACCGCCTCCCGCGCCCGCCAGGCGGCCCGCAAGGCCCGCGATCTCACCCGCCGTAAAGGGGCGCTCGACAGCGGTTCGCTTCCGGGCAAGCTGGCCGACTGCTCCTGCCGGGACGCGTCGAAGACCGAGCTGTACATCGTGGAGGGCGACAGCGCGGGCGGTTCCGCCAAACAGGGGCGCGACCGTGAATTCCAGGCCATCCTCCCCGTGCGCGGCAAGGTGATCAATGTCGAAAAAGCGCGCCTCGACAAGGTGCTCAGCAACGAAGAGATCCGCACGATGATCACCGCGATCGGCACCGGGATCGGAGAGGACGAGTTCAATATCGACAGTGCACGCTATCACCGGATCGTGATCATGACCGACGCCGACGTCGACGGCGCGCACATCCGGACCCTGCTGCTCACTTTTTTCTACCGCCAGATGCCGGAACTGGTCGAACGCGGCTACATCTATATCGCCCAGCCCCCGCTCTACAAGATCAAGCGGCGCAAACACGAGCAGTATATCGAAAGCGAAGAGCAGCTCACCCGCGTACTGCTCGAACTCGGCATCGAGGAACAGGTTTTCGAGGCGGTCGACTCCGGCCCGCGCCTGGCGGGCGATGAACTGCGCGACTTCCTCATGCTTCTCTCGCATTTCGAGCGGCAGGCCGACCAGGTGCGCGCCAAGGGCATTCCGTTCGAGGAATACCTCCGGCACTGCGATCCCGAGAGCGGGGCGTTTCCCCAGTACCGCGTCGAGATCGACCGCGGCGAAGAGGGACTCGAATACCGCTACGCCTTCGACGAGACGTCGCTCCGCACCCTGCGCGAGGAAGCCGAACGCGAACTCGGCGGCGAACTCGAGATCGAGCTGAAAGGCGGACCCCGCGCCCTGAACGACCGCCCCGTGCTGCGCTGGACGGAGGTCTTTTCCGCGCCCCGCCTGAGCGAACTGGCCGTCCGGCTGAAGGAGGCCGGGTTCGAGGTGGGCCGGCTCTGCCCGGGCGAACAGCCGGTGGGGCACCTCTACGACCAGGAAGACTGTATCCCGGTCGACTCGCTCTTCGGACTGCTCGAAAGCCTCCGGCGCGAAGGGCGCAAGGGACTCACCATCCAGCGGTACAAGGGCCTGGGCGAGATGAATCCCCAGCAGCTGTGGGATACGACGATGGACCCCGGGCGGCGCAAGATGACCCGGGTGATGCTTGAAGACGCCGTGAAGGCGGACGAGATGTTCAGCATCCTGATGGGCGACGACGTGGAGCCGCGCCGGGCGTTTATCGAAGCCAACGCCCTCAACGTGCAGAATCTGGATATATGA
- a CDS encoding class I SAM-dependent methyltransferase: MDGDMRKAYARLAGDYDRNRGAFDMTEVLESFYRRLDTRHGTLLDLGCGAGEPFARWFVDRGWEVSGVDGCPEMLDLARNYVPEMQLVCEDMRKLKYGDGIFDAVTCVYSLFHIPADDQFALLANIFNWLRPGGKLLFTYATREYTGEETFSGWKEFMGERLFYSHRTPEELKRRLQEIGFVVNELTFRAIGGETFLWVTATKADAS, from the coding sequence ATGGATGGGGATATGCGCAAGGCCTATGCTCGACTGGCCGGGGATTACGATCGCAACCGCGGCGCATTCGACATGACGGAGGTGCTGGAATCTTTCTACCGCCGACTGGACACGAGACACGGTACACTGCTGGACCTCGGGTGCGGCGCCGGCGAACCTTTCGCGCGCTGGTTCGTCGATCGCGGATGGGAAGTGAGCGGAGTGGATGGCTGCCCGGAAATGCTCGACCTCGCACGGAATTACGTGCCCGAAATGCAGCTCGTTTGCGAGGATATGCGGAAGCTGAAGTATGGCGACGGGATCTTCGATGCGGTGACGTGCGTCTACAGCCTGTTTCATATTCCGGCCGACGATCAGTTCGCGCTGCTCGCGAACATCTTCAACTGGCTGCGGCCCGGCGGGAAGCTGCTTTTTACTTACGCGACCCGGGAGTACACGGGGGAGGAGACGTTTTCGGGGTGGAAGGAGTTCATGGGCGAGCGGCTATTCTACAGCCATCGTACGCCGGAGGAACTGAAGCGTCGACTTCAGGAGATCGGCTTTGTCGTGAACGAGCTTACCTTCCGCGCGATAGGCGGCGAGACGTTCCTGTGGGTAACCGCAACCAAAGCAGACGCATCATGA
- a CDS encoding heparinase II/III domain-containing protein, whose protein sequence is MRISVRDCRVCPLQRIPAAALAGMLLVASSPAMPDRARVEEIARMLPERPVGVGPSISDRRAWNGLARQKAFAATVDRAKAMASRPIPELTDELYLEFSETGSRAEWEVVANRRRSRLRTLVLAECIRDDGLFLEPLEDLIRSICATKTWVMPAHDRSLKNFEGESVTIDLRSSSIAWDLAMTDYLLNRNLATDVRELIGEEVRRRVLDPFARSLGDAGKHGNWWIDGANNWNAVCHAGVVGAALALEPDRGRRAAYIAAAEENLRHFLGGFGEDGYCSEGLGYWNYGFGHFILLTESVRQVTESGVDFFAMHGVREAAAFPLGLEISGGVYPAFADCGVAAKPAAHYVRYIRSRMQWFEADTAEETDEQDGDEGRGSGTAVLGPLAETLMFAFPEKWSEAPVAGADGQVQLDPLRTWFEASGVLISRVADTPFGVAVKGGHNAEHHNHNDVGSYIVVVEDRPVLLDPGPEVYTARTFSQQRYVSAVLNSFGHPVPVVAGQLQRRGRKAAGRVVRSDFTDERDTLIVDMTAAYAAESLETLERTFILDRTGKGAFTVSDHVEFAVPDHFETAVIFQGRKIDQAAGDFVLVHEDSLLRVRIDAGGLPFTTRKQRIEEDHKVPGPLRRLGIRLEEPVEEAVVTVRIQPAELTDFVESNGLLPNGNFELRAVGWSILDEGMGTIVKKDAGEGTWSLRVRDRRENDGSSIYSPLFPVRPKQDYELRGIARHLEGEGLGVYVRYYDADGEMMSDLRKEGALGALSPSDEWEPFSFSFEGEGDAAYARIWIHSYNSAEVDVLIDDLAVEED, encoded by the coding sequence ATGCGGATCTCAGTTCGCGATTGCAGGGTCTGCCCGCTGCAGCGTATTCCGGCGGCGGCCCTGGCGGGGATGCTTCTCGTCGCATCCTCCCCGGCGATGCCCGATCGGGCGCGGGTAGAGGAAATCGCGCGGATGCTTCCGGAAAGGCCCGTCGGCGTGGGGCCGTCGATCTCCGACCGTCGTGCCTGGAACGGGCTTGCACGTCAAAAGGCGTTTGCCGCGACGGTCGACAGGGCAAAGGCCATGGCTTCCAGGCCCATTCCCGAACTCACGGACGAACTCTACCTCGAGTTCTCAGAGACCGGCAGCCGGGCCGAGTGGGAAGTCGTCGCCAACCGGCGCCGCAGCCGGCTGCGCACCCTCGTGCTGGCGGAGTGCATCAGGGATGACGGGCTGTTCCTCGAACCGCTCGAGGATCTCATCCGCTCAATCTGTGCCACAAAAACATGGGTGATGCCCGCGCATGACCGGTCGTTGAAGAACTTCGAGGGCGAGTCGGTAACGATAGACCTGCGCTCCTCGTCGATCGCCTGGGATCTCGCCATGACGGATTATCTGTTGAACCGTAACCTTGCAACGGACGTGCGTGAGCTGATTGGCGAAGAAGTGCGCCGCCGGGTGCTGGACCCCTTCGCCCGTTCGCTCGGGGACGCGGGTAAACACGGCAACTGGTGGATCGACGGAGCCAACAACTGGAATGCTGTCTGTCACGCCGGAGTGGTCGGCGCGGCACTGGCACTGGAACCGGATCGCGGACGCAGGGCCGCGTATATCGCCGCCGCCGAGGAAAACCTTCGTCACTTTCTGGGCGGGTTCGGCGAGGACGGCTACTGCTCGGAGGGGCTCGGATACTGGAACTACGGGTTCGGTCATTTCATCCTCCTCACGGAATCGGTGCGTCAGGTCACGGAGTCCGGGGTTGATTTTTTCGCTATGCACGGCGTGCGCGAGGCGGCGGCATTCCCCTTGGGACTGGAGATCAGCGGCGGAGTTTATCCCGCCTTTGCCGACTGCGGTGTGGCGGCGAAGCCCGCGGCGCACTATGTCCGTTATATCAGGTCGAGGATGCAGTGGTTTGAAGCGGACACGGCCGAAGAAACGGATGAACAGGATGGAGACGAAGGAAGAGGGTCCGGCACGGCGGTGCTGGGGCCGCTGGCGGAAACCCTGATGTTTGCGTTTCCCGAAAAATGGAGCGAAGCTCCGGTTGCCGGAGCGGACGGGCAGGTCCAGCTCGATCCCCTGCGGACGTGGTTCGAGGCCTCGGGCGTGCTGATCAGCCGTGTAGCGGACACACCCTTCGGAGTCGCCGTCAAGGGCGGTCACAACGCCGAACATCACAACCACAACGACGTCGGTTCATATATCGTGGTCGTGGAGGACCGCCCTGTGCTGCTCGATCCGGGGCCGGAGGTCTACACCGCACGCACCTTCAGTCAACAGCGATACGTGAGTGCTGTACTCAACTCCTTCGGCCACCCGGTGCCGGTGGTTGCGGGGCAGCTGCAGCGCCGGGGACGCAAGGCCGCAGGACGTGTGGTCCGGAGCGATTTCACAGATGAACGGGATACGCTCATCGTGGATATGACCGCGGCCTACGCGGCGGAATCGCTCGAAACGCTCGAGCGCACGTTCATACTGGATCGTACCGGGAAGGGTGCCTTCACGGTGAGCGATCATGTCGAGTTCGCGGTGCCCGACCATTTCGAAACCGCCGTGATCTTTCAGGGACGGAAAATCGATCAGGCGGCGGGAGATTTCGTGTTGGTCCACGAGGATTCGCTGCTCCGCGTCCGGATCGATGCGGGCGGACTTCCTTTCACAACCCGGAAACAACGGATCGAGGAGGACCATAAAGTTCCCGGCCCCCTGAGACGACTGGGGATCAGACTTGAGGAGCCGGTTGAAGAAGCGGTGGTCACCGTGCGCATCCAGCCCGCAGAGCTGACCGATTTTGTGGAAAGCAACGGATTGCTGCCCAACGGGAATTTTGAACTGAGGGCGGTCGGGTGGAGTATTCTGGACGAGGGTATGGGGACAATCGTGAAAAAGGATGCAGGCGAGGGGACCTGGTCGCTGCGTGTCCGCGACCGGCGCGAGAATGACGGGTCAAGCATCTATTCGCCGCTTTTTCCCGTGCGCCCCAAACAGGATTACGAACTCCGCGGCATCGCCAGGCACCTGGAGGGAGAAGGGCTGGGTGTTTACGTTCGTTATTACGACGCGGACGGAGAAATGATGTCCGACCTCAGGAAAGAGGGAGCCCTCGGGGCGCTCTCGCCCTCGGACGAATGGGAACCTTTCTCCTTTTCTTTCGAGGGCGAAGGGGACGCCGCGTATGCGCGAATCTGGATTCACAGTTACAACAGCGCGGAAGTCGACGTCCTGATCGACGATCTGGCGGTGGAAGAGGACTGA